A window of Sebastes umbrosus isolate fSebUmb1 chromosome 3, fSebUmb1.pri, whole genome shotgun sequence contains these coding sequences:
- the LOC119485606 gene encoding MICAL-like protein 2 isoform X2: MSAVKALQQWCKLRCDGYRDVSITNMTTSFRDGMAFCALIHKHRPDLINFDSLKKEDVYENNKLAFKVAEEELGIPALLDAEDMVALKVPDRLSILTYVSQYYNYFHGRSPIGGLGGIKRPADGPTEEPSGKKNQAVASKVFPSSKPARENSPPPSSNISRPSPSPRQDRNATKDVVGERSHQTGTLSNKCVSCNKHVHLVQRHLVDGKLYHRNCAKSLTPTNPTAPLRVLPTNTPVSRFSPLPDSTKTSTTTPAHTPSRPTPPWLKSSIPPSFSTTLSPSPSPSRPASSLSSAAKDTPTSVVSKPEPSRTTFQSTFTTTPTTTSNNTRPTPAPRASTTAAKTLQSKLNFFQSDNAASEEEKKTTTTNIVINKWPNVTGKGQEVTTGQAVTLVVNVGGFGRKESNVSLDTGGEGAKPAVGGADSKMKPAGGGADSKTKSAGGGADSKTKASAAAFISKKLAEENNNNNSKPSWITTVLKKPDKPPQVETPKKETVGARGRKLLKVDRSILADTETEKSRTPSPAAKSGLRDRTPDRGTPKPRSASPNTSASENKDSPADWRSKLKPIAKPAGPTQSSPKPWRANGAGKTPELPVRPSPPSHLPTPDVSVTPPAAKGFLNGPKVPTANGTKSESKISKTKPDYINKDDIMKELQEIEDNLNEWEKRGVELEVKLRSSEEEGEDDSLMDGLMVEWFSLIRNKQVAMRRESELVYIGKTQDLEEEQPSVELELRRLMEKPERQKTSWDRKREEELMAKLFEIVNDRNAIVEGLDEDRLREEEEDMEIEKMMMNFNIKKDKQDKPKKKSPMSKLFNWGNKKEG, encoded by the exons GCATTCAAGGTTGCGGAGGAGGAGTTGGGAATTCCAGCGCTGTTGGATGCAGAAGACATGGTGGCTCTTAAGGTTCCTGACCGCCTCAGTATCCTGACATACGTGTCCCAGTACTACAACTACTTCCATGGACGCTCCCCGA TTGGTGGTTTGGGCGGTATAAAGCGGCCAGCTGACGGCCCCACAGAGGAACCGTCAGGGAAGAAGAACCAGGCGGTGGCGTCGAAGGTGTTTCCCTCTTCTAAACCGGCCAGAGAGAACAGCCCTCCCCCCTCTTCCAACATCTCAAGGCCCTCTCCTTCTCCAAGACAAGACAGAAATGCCACAAAG GATGTTGTGGGTGAGAGATCCCACCAGACGGGCACCCTGAGTAACAAATGTGTGTCCTGCAACAAGCATGTTCACCTGGTGCAGCGACATCTAGTGGACGGGAAGCTCTATCACAGGAACTGTGCAAA GTCACTGACGCCTACAAACCCAACTGCACCTCTCAGAGTTTTACCCACAAACACTCCTGTTTCCAGATTTAGTCCTCTGCCAGACTCTACTAAAACCAGTACAACTACTCCCGCTCATACACCCTCCAGACCAACACCACCATGGCTGAAATCCAGCATCCCTCCCAGCTTCTCCACcactctttctccttctccgtCTCCTTCCCGGCCTGCTTCAAGTCTCTCTTCTGCTGCTAAAGACACTCCGACATCTGTTGTCTCCAAACCCGAGCCTTCACGGACTACATTTCAATCTACCTTCACCACCACACCAACGACCACTTCTAACAACACCAGGCCCACTCCTGCTCCTCGTGCCTCAACCACGGCAGCCAAGACTCTGCAGTCCAAGCTCAATTTCTTCCAATCGGATAACGCCGCTAGCgaggaagagaaaaagactACAACCACCAACATAGTCATAAATAAATGGCCGAATGTGACCGGTAAGGGCCAGGAGGTCACAACAGGGCAGGCCGTCACTTTGGTTGTGAATGTTGGTGGTTTTGGCAGAAAGGAATCAAATGTGAGCTTGGACACAGGTGGGGAGGGAGCTAAACCAGCTGTTGGAG GTGCAGATTCAAAGATGAAACCAGCTGGTGGAGGTGCAGATTCAAAAACGAAATCAGCTGGTGGAGGTGCAGATTCAAAGACAaaagcatcagcagcagccttCATCTCCAAAAAACTGGCTGAGgagaacaacaataacaacagtaaGCCATCATGGATAACTACAGTGCTGAAGAAACCTGACAA ACCTCCTCAAGTGGAGACTCCAAAGAAGGAGACGGTGGGTGCCAGAGGGAGGAAGCTGCTGAAAGTTGACCGGTCAATCCTCGCTGACACGGAGACCGAAAAATCCCGGACTCCGAGCCCGGCCGCTAAGAGTGGACTCAGAGACAGAACCCCAGATAGAGGCACGCCAAAGCCCCGCAGTGCATCACCCAACACCTCAG CATCTGAAAACAAAGACTCTCCTGCAGACTGGAGGTCAAAGCTCAAACCCATCGCCAA ACCTGCTGGTCCCACACAGTCCTCTCCTAAACCATGGAGGGCTAACGGAGCCGGAAAGACTCCAGAGCTGCCTGTCAGGCCTTCTCCACCCTCTCATCTGCCCACCCCGGACGTCTCTGTCACTCCACCTGCAGCAAAGG GTTTCCTGAATGGTCCGAAAGTCCCAACTGCAAATGGTACCAAGTCAGAGTCAAAGATTTCCAAG ACGAAACCAGACTACATTAACAAAGATGACATCATGAAGGAACTGCAGGAGATTGAAGATAATTTGAACGAGTGGGAGAAGAGGGGAGTGGAGCTGGAGGTGAAGCTCCGCAGCAGTGAGGAAG aggGTGAAGATGACTCTCTCATGGATGGGCTCATGGTCGAGTGGTTCAGCTTGATCAGGAACAAGCAGGTGGCGATGCGCCGCGAGTCTGAACTGGTCTACAT TGGGAAAACCCAGGACCTGGAGGAAGAGCAGCCCAGTGTTGAGCTGGAGCTCAGGAGGCTGATGGAAAAACCAG AACGTCAGAAAACATCTTGGGAccggaagagagaggaggagctgatGGCCAAACTGTTTGAGATTGTCAATGACAGAAACGCTATTGTAGAAGGTCTGGATGAGGACAGACTCAG ggaggaagaggaggacatgGAGATagaaaagatgatgatgaatttCA aCATAAAGAAAGACAAACAAGACAAACCAAAGAAAAAGTCTCCGATGTCCAAACTGTTCAATTGGGGGAACAAGAAGGAGGGATGA
- the LOC119485606 gene encoding MICAL-like protein 2 isoform X1, which yields MSAVKALQQWCKLRCDGYRDVSITNMTTSFRDGMAFCALIHKHRPDLINFDSLKKEDVYENNKLAFKVAEEELGIPALLDAEDMVALKVPDRLSILTYVSQYYNYFHGRSPIGGLGGIKRPADGPTEEPSGKKNQAVASKVFPSSKPARENSPPPSSNISRPSPSPRQDRNATKDVVGERSHQTGTLSNKCVSCNKHVHLVQRHLVDGKLYHRNCAKSLTPTNPTAPLRVLPTNTPVSRFSPLPDSTKTSTTTPAHTPSRPTPPWLKSSIPPSFSTTLSPSPSPSRPASSLSSAAKDTPTSVVSKPEPSRTTFQSTFTTTPTTTSNNTRPTPAPRASTTAAKTLQSKLNFFQSDNAASEEEKKTTTTNIVINKWPNVTGKGQEVTTGQAVTLVVNVGGFGRKESNVSLDTGGEGAKPAVGGADSKMKSAGRGADSKMKPAGGGADSKTKSAGGGADSKTKASAAAFISKKLAEENNNNNSKPSWITTVLKKPDKPPQVETPKKETVGARGRKLLKVDRSILADTETEKSRTPSPAAKSGLRDRTPDRGTPKPRSASPNTSASENKDSPADWRSKLKPIAKPAGPTQSSPKPWRANGAGKTPELPVRPSPPSHLPTPDVSVTPPAAKGFLNGPKVPTANGTKSESKISKTKPDYINKDDIMKELQEIEDNLNEWEKRGVELEVKLRSSEEEGEDDSLMDGLMVEWFSLIRNKQVAMRRESELVYIGKTQDLEEEQPSVELELRRLMEKPERQKTSWDRKREEELMAKLFEIVNDRNAIVEGLDEDRLREEEEDMEIEKMMMNFNIKKDKQDKPKKKSPMSKLFNWGNKKEG from the exons GCATTCAAGGTTGCGGAGGAGGAGTTGGGAATTCCAGCGCTGTTGGATGCAGAAGACATGGTGGCTCTTAAGGTTCCTGACCGCCTCAGTATCCTGACATACGTGTCCCAGTACTACAACTACTTCCATGGACGCTCCCCGA TTGGTGGTTTGGGCGGTATAAAGCGGCCAGCTGACGGCCCCACAGAGGAACCGTCAGGGAAGAAGAACCAGGCGGTGGCGTCGAAGGTGTTTCCCTCTTCTAAACCGGCCAGAGAGAACAGCCCTCCCCCCTCTTCCAACATCTCAAGGCCCTCTCCTTCTCCAAGACAAGACAGAAATGCCACAAAG GATGTTGTGGGTGAGAGATCCCACCAGACGGGCACCCTGAGTAACAAATGTGTGTCCTGCAACAAGCATGTTCACCTGGTGCAGCGACATCTAGTGGACGGGAAGCTCTATCACAGGAACTGTGCAAA GTCACTGACGCCTACAAACCCAACTGCACCTCTCAGAGTTTTACCCACAAACACTCCTGTTTCCAGATTTAGTCCTCTGCCAGACTCTACTAAAACCAGTACAACTACTCCCGCTCATACACCCTCCAGACCAACACCACCATGGCTGAAATCCAGCATCCCTCCCAGCTTCTCCACcactctttctccttctccgtCTCCTTCCCGGCCTGCTTCAAGTCTCTCTTCTGCTGCTAAAGACACTCCGACATCTGTTGTCTCCAAACCCGAGCCTTCACGGACTACATTTCAATCTACCTTCACCACCACACCAACGACCACTTCTAACAACACCAGGCCCACTCCTGCTCCTCGTGCCTCAACCACGGCAGCCAAGACTCTGCAGTCCAAGCTCAATTTCTTCCAATCGGATAACGCCGCTAGCgaggaagagaaaaagactACAACCACCAACATAGTCATAAATAAATGGCCGAATGTGACCGGTAAGGGCCAGGAGGTCACAACAGGGCAGGCCGTCACTTTGGTTGTGAATGTTGGTGGTTTTGGCAGAAAGGAATCAAATGTGAGCTTGGACACAGGTGGGGAGGGAGCTAAACCAGCTGTTGGAGGTGCAGATTCAAAGATGAAATCAGCTGGTAGAGGTGCAGATTCAAAGATGAAACCAGCTGGTGGAGGTGCAGATTCAAAAACGAAATCAGCTGGTGGAGGTGCAGATTCAAAGACAaaagcatcagcagcagccttCATCTCCAAAAAACTGGCTGAGgagaacaacaataacaacagtaaGCCATCATGGATAACTACAGTGCTGAAGAAACCTGACAA ACCTCCTCAAGTGGAGACTCCAAAGAAGGAGACGGTGGGTGCCAGAGGGAGGAAGCTGCTGAAAGTTGACCGGTCAATCCTCGCTGACACGGAGACCGAAAAATCCCGGACTCCGAGCCCGGCCGCTAAGAGTGGACTCAGAGACAGAACCCCAGATAGAGGCACGCCAAAGCCCCGCAGTGCATCACCCAACACCTCAG CATCTGAAAACAAAGACTCTCCTGCAGACTGGAGGTCAAAGCTCAAACCCATCGCCAA ACCTGCTGGTCCCACACAGTCCTCTCCTAAACCATGGAGGGCTAACGGAGCCGGAAAGACTCCAGAGCTGCCTGTCAGGCCTTCTCCACCCTCTCATCTGCCCACCCCGGACGTCTCTGTCACTCCACCTGCAGCAAAGG GTTTCCTGAATGGTCCGAAAGTCCCAACTGCAAATGGTACCAAGTCAGAGTCAAAGATTTCCAAG ACGAAACCAGACTACATTAACAAAGATGACATCATGAAGGAACTGCAGGAGATTGAAGATAATTTGAACGAGTGGGAGAAGAGGGGAGTGGAGCTGGAGGTGAAGCTCCGCAGCAGTGAGGAAG aggGTGAAGATGACTCTCTCATGGATGGGCTCATGGTCGAGTGGTTCAGCTTGATCAGGAACAAGCAGGTGGCGATGCGCCGCGAGTCTGAACTGGTCTACAT TGGGAAAACCCAGGACCTGGAGGAAGAGCAGCCCAGTGTTGAGCTGGAGCTCAGGAGGCTGATGGAAAAACCAG AACGTCAGAAAACATCTTGGGAccggaagagagaggaggagctgatGGCCAAACTGTTTGAGATTGTCAATGACAGAAACGCTATTGTAGAAGGTCTGGATGAGGACAGACTCAG ggaggaagaggaggacatgGAGATagaaaagatgatgatgaatttCA aCATAAAGAAAGACAAACAAGACAAACCAAAGAAAAAGTCTCCGATGTCCAAACTGTTCAATTGGGGGAACAAGAAGGAGGGATGA